DNA sequence from the Pelecanus crispus isolate bPelCri1 chromosome 4, bPelCri1.pri, whole genome shotgun sequence genome:
cctatcgcttgttccttgggagaagagcccgacccccctcctgccccctcctgccaggagctgcagagtgatcaggtctcccctcagcctcctcttctccaggctgaacacccccagctccctcagccgctccccaccagccctgtgctccagaccctgccccagctccgctgcccttctctggacacgctccagcaccccaatgtccttcttgtgctgaggggcccaaaactggacacagcattccaggtgcagcctcaagggtgccgagcacagggggatgatccctgccctgctcctgctggccacgctattcctgatacaagccgggatgctgttggccttcttggccacctgggcacactgctggctcatgttcagccgctgtcgaccaacacccccagctccttttcggccaggcagctttccagccactcttcccccagcctgcagcgctgcatggggttgttgtgagccaagtgcaggccccggcacttggccttgttgaacctcacacagttggcctcggcccatcggtccagcctgtccaggtccctctgcagggccatcctaccctccagcagatcgacactcccacccagctaggtgtcatctgcaaatttactgagggtgcactcgatcccctcatccagatcactgataaagatattaacccaggctggccccaaaaccaagccctggggaacaccgctcatgaccggtcgccagctggatttaactccattcaccgctactctctgggctcggccacccaaccagtttcgTACCCAGCGCAGAGCACACCTGCCTgggccatgagccgccagcttccctaggagaatgctgtgggagacggcgtcaaaggctttactaaagtccatCTTTACTGGTAGGCGTCCCGCACAGCGGCGACGCAGGGAGCACCCGCTCCAGATCCGGCCCCCCGCAGACCCCCGCGCcttcccggccccgccgccggcgcagGCTCCAGTCCCCCAGTCACGGCGCGCGGCGGTGGGCGCGCAGGCGGCGCAGGCGCTGGCGCCGCAGCCGCAGCTGCAGGTCGGGGAGCTGGCGGGTCCCAGAGGGCAGCCGTCCCCGCAGCCGCTGCCGCCGCACCCGGGCCAGGCGGAAGCTGCAGGGGGTGGGCACGTTCTCGTAGGAGACGTGGCACGGCTGCGTGGCCGCCTCGTAACCCTCAGCCCGCGCCGTCACCTCGTACTCCCCCGGGTTCAGCAGCCGCCAGTAGTCCCCGTCAAAGGCTGTGACAGCGGGGCATGGGTCAGGCGCCCCGTGGGGCTTTGGTGCTGCCACACACCTATCaccatccccagccctgtccccattcccattGCCATGCACATCCTCAGTCCTGTTCCTGTCCGCATCGTCACCCCATTCCCATGCCGATCCCATGCCCATTCCTGTTCCTATCCCCAATCCCATTCCTGTTCCTATCCCATGTCCATTCCCAACCTAATTGTATTTCCATCCCCACCGTACGCCCATCTCCAATCccttcctgtccccatcccatccccaacTCCATCCCAACCTATCCCATGCCcattcctgtccccatccccattcctgtccccatcccatccccattcccaacCTCATCCCATTCCCATCGCCATCCCCTCTCtaccccatccccattccctccccatctccatccccaatcccattcctgtccccatccccattcccagcCTAATCCTAtttccatccctgtccccaaccctATCCCATCTccaatcccatcccatccccatccccttcccagcccgctccccatccccatcccaccgtaCCCGTCCGGATGTCGTGGTTGATGCCATCCACAGAGATGATGGCGTTGGCGATGCCCTGCTCCGTGTCTCTGTCCCGAACCACCCCCTTAATACCACGGTGCACCTGGGGACCACGGGCCGGAGCGGGTGTCAGCAGGGCAGGCGTGCAGGTggcacacatgtgcacacacacgtgtgtgtgtgcacacccACGCATGCCACCCTCAGCCACACCTGGTGCTGTTTGTGCCCAGACCCCAGTGTGGGACACGGCGCCACGGCACACGCGGCAGGCAGCGCACACCCACAGCACAGGCACGCTACGGGCGGCACTGGCACACCAGGCACACGCACCCTGCACGCATGAAGCCTTGCACAGAGTACATGCGTCCCGTGCTCACACACCTGCCGCACGTGTGCACGGGCACCCTGCAGGCTGCACAGACGTGGGGTGCACGTCTGCACGGGTGCACGTCTGCATGGCGCGTGGCACACGCCTGCCCTGGGCACGGGGGCACACACCCCCCCGCACGGTGCACACACACGCTGCAGGTCGCACATGCGCCTTGCATGCCGAGCCCACGCTCCCTGCCTGTGAAGGTGCCCATGGGAGGGCGTGGGGGGACATGGAGCCTTGGGGGTGTTTGGGGACCCCCGAGCCATGTCCTGCTGCCATCTGCTCCGCCCCTGCCGAAAGCCCAACCCCTCGGTGCCACCTGGGGGGTCCCCGTCCCCGACCTGCTCCATGTAGAGCAGCAGGGACTCCCGGTTGTTCTCCCACTCAGCCGGCAGCTCAGAGGCGTGCGGGAACTTGTCGCAGGAAAGCTCCACCGTGATCTCAAAGCAGTTGGTGTGCAGGTAGCTGAAGTCATTCATGCCTGCACAGGACGGGGGGGAGAGTCAGGGGGGTCCctggctccccccaccccaccccaccccggctCCCTACTCACTGCCGGGCACCGTGTGCCAGTTGGCCCCGTTGATGATGTTGCCGAAGCGGGTGAAGTCGTCGTAGTGGCAGAGGCGCCGCTCCTCGCTGGCCATGGCCAAGTTGGAGGTGGCGTAGACAGTGGCCAGCCAGCGGAAGACCCCATCATCGGCGGTGGGGGTCAGCTCCTGCGCCTTCCAGTAGGTGCGGGTCATGTCGAAGGGGTAGGTGACCACCAGCTCCCCCCCATGCAGGTTGGCGCTCAGCACGAAGGGGTACCGCTGCATCCAGTCGATCACCGCCCGTGTCTCGGGGGCCACCTGGGGGGACCCCGCGTCAGAGGGGGCTGTGATGGGTCCCGGCGGTGAACCCCCCACGGGGCCGGGCTCACCGTGGCGTTGGCGAAGGTGTAGTACTCGGGGATGGGGATGTAGTGGTTGGGGAACTCGTGGGGCACCAGGTCGTTGTCCTCGGCGTCCCACAGCGCCGTGTTGAGGTCGGCAAAGTTGTGGTTGAGGTCGATGCCCTCATAGGTCCAGCGGCCCATGGCCCAGCCCGACAGCTCCGAGCCCTGCCAGGGGATGGGGTCACTGGGGACTGGCGCCGGGACGGCCCCACGGCAGGTCGGTGCTCAGCACCCCAGGGCCGGGCAGCCCGACCCTACCAGCTTGTAGGCGGTCTCGTAGCCATCAGGGTTCatggagggcaggaggtggatGCGGGTCTCGGTGACCAGCTGCACCACGCGAGGGTTGCCCAGCCGAAACTCCTGGCACAGGTACTCCATCAGGTTGAGCAGCAGCTCCCGGCCCAGCACCTCATTGCCGTGCATCCCCGCCACGTAGCGGAACTCCGGCTCGCCTGCTGGGCACAGCGTGCAGTGGAAGCGAGGGCCCCGGCCACTCTGGTCCTCTATGCCCCGTGCCAGCCTGGGcatccccagccaccccagccccatcctgcaccAGCCTGGGCATCCCCGGCCATCCCGTCCCCAGCCATCCCGTCCCCGGCCATCCCGTCCCCGTCCTGCGCCAGCCTGGGCGTCCCCGGCCACCCCGGCCCCGTCCTGCACCAGCCTGGGCGTCCCCGGCCACCCCGGCCCCATCCTGCGCCAGCCTGGGCGTCCCCGGCCACCCCGGCCCCGTCCTGCACCAGCCTGGGCGTCCCCGGCCACCCCAGCCCCGTCCTGCGCCAGCCTGGGCGTCCCCGGCCACCCCGGCCCCGTCCTGCGCCAGCCTGGGCGTCCCCGGCCACCCCGGCCCCATCCTGCGCCAGCCTGGGCGTCCCCGGCCACCCCGGCCCCATCCTGCGCCAGCCTGGGCGTCCCCGGCCACCCCGGCCCCGTCCTGCACCAGCCTGGGCGTCCCCGGCCACCCCGGCCCCGTCCTGCGCCAGCCTGGGCGTCCCCGGCCACCCCGGCCCCGTCCTGCACCAGCCTGGGCGTCCCCGGCCACCCCAGCCCCGTCCTGCACCAGCCTGGGCGTCCCCGGCCACCCCGGCCCCATCCTGCGCCAGCCTGGGCGTCCCCGGCCACCCCGGCCCCATCCTGCGCCAGCCTGGGCGTCCCTGGCCACCCCAGCTGtcacctcccctccctgccGCGGAGCCACAGGGCACCTACCCACTTCGTGCTGCCCGGGGTTGTCAGAGATCTCCATGACGTACATCTTGAGGCCCAGGTAGCTCTTCCCGATGCTGTAGACACGGGTGATGTCGGGGCACTCATCGTTCACCCGCTTCATCAGCTGGGGAGGGCACAGCGCTCTGGGTCAGGGTCCTGGGGTACCCCAGGGGTGCAGAGACCCCCTGCACCATGCTGGGGTGCCCCCAGGGGTGCAGagaccccctgccccatgccggagctgcagggagggcaCCTTTCTCATCTCCTTGTAGTTGTGATGGCGGAAATCCAGCTTATcggtgggcaggggctggctgtgccAGGAGTAGATGTTGTTTGGGTCTGTGAGGAGACGAACGGGCACAGAGGGGGCAAAGGGGAGACACGGTCAGAGATCCTGGGATGTGGGAACAGCCCGGACCCCAACTCCATGGACGGCCCCGGCAGAGCGTGCCTGTCCTGGGCGCTTGCGGGTCGAGGCGAGGGGtggtgggcagcaggcagcgggcacCCACCAGGCAGCGGGCAGCCCAGGACCTCTGCCCGCAGGCAGATCGTGCCATTCGGGAACCAGGTCTGGGGGTTGATGCGCAGGTAGCGTGCCACCACCGGTGAGGGCAGCAGGTTGAGCACCGGCGTCTCGGGGTCCTTGTTGCCAGGGAAGACCTGGCGGGGGGACAGACGCAGCCCCTGCAGGTCCCTgtgctgggaggggacccagccGGGGGCcgcagggatgggggggctgcagcagagccgcTCACTGGGGCCCGAAGGGTTACAGGCGCTGCAGCCGCCTGGGTcctggcctcccctggcccccctccagcccctaATGAGGAGCAGACACACggctgtggggcgggggggggggggggggggggagggggctaagcccagcacctcccaggaACCAGAGCCCCCACAGTGCCCACGCTGCTCTGCCCCCCAAACCcgccaccccagcacccagaggGGACGGTCCCCTGCACAGTTCCCAGGAATGAGCACAGGGACCCCCAGACCCGTTCCTGGCACAGGGATCCCCAAACCCGTCCCTGGCACAGCGCTGGCACAGGGACCTCCAAACCTGGCCCTGGCACAGGGATCCCCAAACCtggccctggcacagccctggcacagggacccccaaacctgGCCCTGGCACAGGGATCCCCAAACCTgtccctggcacagccctggcacagggacTCCCAGACCCGTTCCTGGCACAGGGATCCCCAAACCTgtccctggcacagccctggcacagggatCCCCAAACCTgtccctggcacagccctggcacagggacccccagaCCCGTTCCTGGCACAGGGATCCCCAAACCTgtccctggcacagccctggcacagggatCCCCAAACCTGTCCCTGGCACAGGGATCCCCAAACCtggccctggcacagccctggcacagggatCCCCAGACCTGCCCTGGCAAAGCGCTGGCACAGGGACCCCAAGCGCTGGTACTTGGGCTGGCCGTGGGAGCAGCGTGGCCGGCTCTGGCAGCCCCCACGTCGCACGCCTCCCTGCACACATGCGTGCACACCCCGGGGTGCTTGCACACCCCCTCCATCCTCGCGCACACACATGACCCTGCGTGCCCCGAGCACCAGGCTGCCGTGTTCGCCTTTGGGCACAGCTGGCAGCGCCACACAGTGCCACGCACACCCGCGTGTGCCCCCACCGCGCTCACACGTGTGCACCGGGGGGGCCTGGCAGGCGGCCGGGGCGGCAGCTGGGGACAAGCAGCCTTTGTGCCTGGTGCCCGGGGGAAGCGCTGGAGGATGCCCACGGGTGGGGAGGCCAAAGGCAACAGAGCCGGCTTGCAGCCCAGCGCCAGCTGGCACCGTTAACCCCCTCCCCGGCACGGTTAACCCCCCCGGCACAGTTAAGCCCCCGTGCCCTCGCTCTGCCCGGGGAGCCGGGTGGGCTGTGGGTGCCAGCGGTGTCCCCGATCCCACCACTcctgcccggggctgctccccacgggcacctACCGCCTCCTCGGTGCCGTTGCGACACGGTTGCCACGTGTGCGTGTCGTTGCTGACCTGGACTTTGTAGGATGTCACCCAGTCGTACCTGCGTGGGGGAGAGGGTCAGCAGGGTCCCGGCCCCCCGCCCAGACCCCTGGGGCTGGCCCTGCCCGGTGCCTTACGTCCAGATGGAGTTGAGCCCCTGCGTGATGACGCCGGTGAAGTTGGTGAGCCCGCGGGCATCCACCTCCAGCCACTGCTCCGTGTCCTCCTGCCCCGCGCACCAGCCGCCATCGTAGAAGTCCCCATCGTAGAGCCCCGACTGTGGGGGGGCAGTCAGGGATGGGGGATGCGGGGCTCTGCCCGGGGCACGTCCCCACCGCCCgcgtgcccccagccccaatGGTCCCGCGAGGAGCTGTGCCCACGTGGCAGTGGCACGGCACTGGCACCGGCACAGCGCTCGGAGTGGCACGGCACCGCTTGGTCGGGGGACCGAGACCCAGGTTTAACGGGACCCTTCGAGGGGCCATGGTCCAACGTGCAGATGAAGCCGGCACCACCGGCAGGCCTGGCTGCCACCGGCCATGGCGAGGCTGGAGGGGTCCATGCTGGAGAGCCCCTGCTACACGTGTGCCATGCACACGCCATACACACGCCATGCACTACATGCCACGCAAACATCGCACACACTCCATGCACACCCCACGCACGCAGTGCACACATGCCACGCCATGCACATGCCGTGCAAACAGCAGCCACACCATGCACGTGCCGTTAACAACACACATGCCATGCACGTCATATCTACACCGTGCGCACGCCACGCACACGCTGCGCGTCCTACCTGGATGTTGAGGCGCCCGCGGTGGGCGCCCAGGCCGTAGCGCTTGTCGCTGGAGGCTCGGAGCTGGGAGTCCAGCACCCGCAGGGACTCCAGCCCCAGGGGGGGACACTCtgggggcagagcagagggggccGGGCTCACTCAGAGACCCCCATGCATGGCTGCCCCTGCGCAGGGGTCCCTCCTTCGGGGCCACCCCCACCCTGTGCCCCTCTCCGTGTGCCCAGGGGCAATACCTGGCAGGTCCTGTGCCGCACCGCGCTGTGCCGCAGGACATGCGCCCACCCAGCGAGGCGCAGCAGCCTTGCCCGCTCTGGGTCCCTGCCCGCcgcccaccccggccccgctcccagGCTCTGCCGATCCAGACCCAAACGCGGGGGCGAGACGCCAAGCTCCAGCCCCCAGCGCAGGAATgcagccgggccccgcggccgcgACCACAGCCAGGGCAAACCTCTGTGTCATGCAAACCCTGCTCTGCATCATGCAAACCCTGCTCTGCGTCATGCTAACCCTGCTCTGCGTCACGCTAACCCTGCTCTGCACCACGCTAACCCTGCTCCCTGTCAcgcagaggggcagggaggacAGCAGCGGTGTTGGGGGGAGCGCTGCGAgcgtcccccatccccacggcGCGCTGGGTGCGTGGCCGCACACGCGTGCGTGCGTGCACCTGTGTGCACAGTTTGCAGTGTTTCCGTGCCATCACACGCAGGGCGCGTGCACAGGGTGACAGCTGTGCGTGCGCAGGGTGTGCACGCGTGACGGCGCCGGAGCTGCACGTGCCTGGCCGGGGCGGTGGTTGTGCCCGCCCCGAGCGTGGTGGAAGAGCCGAGACCCTTCCCCGCATGCGTGGGTGCACATGCCGAGGTGCGTGGGTGTGCACCCCGGCGCCGAGCACCCGGCTCACGCCGGACTCGGTGTGCGTGCACGGCATGGAGGTGTGCGCATGGCGCGGAGGCgtgcgcacacgcgtgtgcgtgCCTGTGCAGCCCCGCTGGCCCCAGCACTCAGCGTACGTACGAGGCTCCTGCGGAGCAGCCGCGTCCTTGGCCGGAGCAGCCGCGTCCTTGGCCGGAGCCTTCGGCTTCTTCTTCACCACTTTCTTCTTCACGACTTTAACCCGCACCAGCTTCTTCCTGggcgccggggctggggacggggaaagggacccccgggggggtggggtcCGGGGCCACCCATGCAGCACCCCAGGGCAGGAGCCCTTGGGGACCCCCGCACCATTGCACCCCattgccccctccccgcgcacGGCCCCCAGCCCTCACAGGGACGCCCTGGGGCACCCCCTCACCCCACACAGGCTGCGGCACAGCCCCCGAGGTGTGCACGGCCCCCAGCACACGCATGGACACGCGTGCACACGCATGCGTGCGCGCACACATCTGCCCGTGTGTGCGCACGCTGCACAAACACAAACCCAAGTCACGTGCAGGCAGAAACTGCACAAATGCAGGCACACGCGTGCACACAGCATGCACGCTCACACACGctgatgcacacacacacgtctATATTGCGTGCGCGCACACGCTCACCCAGCCAaacacacacgtgtgcacatGCAcccctgtgcacacacactTCAAGCCACTCCCCTCC
Encoded proteins:
- the CPXM1 gene encoding putative carboxypeptidase X1, which produces MLGLPLALGLLLLLAPPPPPARAAPPRSPPHPRGLPAAPTEPGRPAAAGMGTAGGTAGAAPGGTATGPPKGTGAAPPRGTAPRPPPTTAGPPKGTGAAPPRGTAPRPPPTTAGPPKGTGAAPPRGTAASPPKGTTAGPPRGGTGGTPPQGSGASTSKSGAAGGTPGSAAPPSPGPPQRGRLAGGGPGARAPAPRKKLVRVKVVKKKVVKKKPKAPAKDAAAPAKDAAAPQEPQCPPLGLESLRVLDSQLRASSDKRYGLGAHRGRLNIQSGLYDGDFYDGGWCAGQEDTEQWLEVDARGLTNFTGVITQGLNSIWTYDWVTSYKVQVSNDTHTWQPCRNGTEEAVFPGNKDPETPVLNLLPSPVVARYLRINPQTWFPNGTICLRAEVLGCPLPDPNNIYSWHSQPLPTDKLDFRHHNYKEMRKLMKRVNDECPDITRVYSIGKSYLGLKMYVMEISDNPGQHEVGEPEFRYVAGMHGNEVLGRELLLNLMEYLCQEFRLGNPRVVQLVTETRIHLLPSMNPDGYETAYKLGSELSGWAMGRWTYEGIDLNHNFADLNTALWDAEDNDLVPHEFPNHYIPIPEYYTFANATVAPETRAVIDWMQRYPFVLSANLHGGELVVTYPFDMTRTYWKAQELTPTADDGVFRWLATVYATSNLAMASEERRLCHYDDFTRFGNIINGANWHTVPGSMNDFSYLHTNCFEITVELSCDKFPHASELPAEWENNRESLLLYMEQVHRGIKGVVRDRDTEQGIANAIISVDGINHDIRTAFDGDYWRLLNPGEYEVTARAEGYEAATQPCHVSYENVPTPCSFRLARVRRQRLRGRLPSGTRQLPDLQLRLRRQRLRRLRAHRRAP